CCGGTGCCGGTAATCACCGGAACGCCCGCAGTTCCTGCCACGCCCCCAACAACAGTGGGCGCTTTCGGATTTACCAAGACCCAGAATCTCAAAAAAGTTGATCTTCAAGCCATGGATATCGGTGATGTGGACGGCGACGGCGAACAGGAGATAATTCTTGCCGGAAAAAGCCGGGTGCATGTCTATAAACTTAAAGGAAATAATCTTCAGGAGATGGCAAAGATTGACGGAAATTCTCAATATAAAAACATTTCAGTGAGTGTTGAAGATCTCAATGGTGACGGCAAGGCCGAGATATATATCTGCGCCGCTGACCATAAAGAGCCGGATTCGTTTGCGGTTGAGTGGGACGGCGACAGCTTCGAGCATATCTATAAAGACCAGAAATGGTATACGAAGACTATGACTGTGCCCGGTCGCGGAATCACTCTGGTTGGTCAGCAGCCAGGACTTCCCGCTCTTTTTGAGCGCGCCATTTATCTGCTTCAGGTGGAAGGCGACGGTTTAGTTGCAGGCGATACACTTGCTGCTCCCGAGGCCCTTGATCTATTTGATTTTTCCTTTGCCGACCTTGACCGTGACGGCGAGGACGAGTTTGTCGTGTTGGACAGCAGATCGGACCGGATTATGGTTCTTGAAAGCAACGGCGGTGCGGTCTGGTCCAGCAGTGAATACTATGGCGGTGTATTACGCTATATCGGCGGCAAGGATCCCCTGGATTTCACCGATGATAAGGTGGCAAGGTTTTATATCCCTTCACGGATAATTGTTACTGAAGTAAATAATGACGGGATTGTTGATGTGATCGTTAAAAAAGATTCCGCTGAATCTTCAAGGTTGATGGCGGATTCCAAACAATACCCCAGCGGCGCCCTGCATGCGCTTTCGTGGAACGGCATTTCCCTTGCCACGGTCTGGCAGACAAACAAGATTGACGGGTATATTGCCGATTACCAGCTTCGCGAGATCAACGGCAAAAAGATCTTGTTTGTGGGGATTCTGCTTCAGGAAAAAGGTGTGTTCGATTCGGCGATCAGCACTGTGCTGATGTATCCGGTGAACTAAACCGCGCTGACTCGATAAATAGAAATAAGGTAACGGTCTGATTTACGAAAAACCGTACGATTTTATCAGGAGGCTGATATTCGTGACAAAAATTACTGTTTCAAAAGCAAGGGCAAAATTTACGGCTAGTTGACTCAGTGGCATCCGAGCACAAACCGGTTACAATCAGAGGTAAACGGGCAAGCGGTGTCCAGGTTTCGGAAAATGACTGGGAGGCAATACAGGAAACTCTTTATTTAACATCAGTTCCCGGCATGTGAGAATCTATCAGGGTGGGTTTGGCAACTCCTGTCGAAGAATGCGCTGAGGAGTTGGATTGGTGAGTTGGAAAAGAGTATTTACCAAAATGGCTCAAAAGGGTGCAAATAAAATATAAAGAGCAGGCTTAAAGGCCCGTGTAGAAAATCTACTATCAGTCTTCAAGAAAATCCTTTCAAAAATCCCCCTTCATACGAGAAGCTTGTTGGAGATCTGGACGGTGCATATTCCCGTAGGATCAACATCCAGCACCGGTTGGTTTATCCAGTGTTTACAAATGCAAAGATCATAAAGATTATTCGAATGTGGACACACTACGAGTAATCTTTACTGAAATTTTTGACGTGTTCTAATTTGTTGAAATTATGCATTTATTTCAAATCAGGGCCATTGAGTCATTTTTGAAAGATTCCAGGTAAGGTAAGTTTACCCGACTCCGGAACCCGGGATTAAGCATTTAGAATGACCGATGTTGCTCCATTGCTTCGGGTTTCTGGTTGCTGAACTCTACATAGAAATTGAATAATTTGATCGTTATCGCTGATTAATTCATTTATATTCAGTTGGTTCAGTCTGCTCAGAAAGTTCAAATCTTTAGAAATTCCACAAGAAACTGCTGGCAAATCACTCAAGTGCAAGTGGTCTGGAAACAATCGCGACTGCTTTCGTTAGTATTTGCTCCCCCCAATAAAAAAACCCTGCTCAGGAAAACCTGAACAGGGTTTTGGTATAACGGAACTGAAGAGCTAAGACAAATTAGAAGTCCAGCGTAAGGCTGTGACGAAGGAACCAAACGTCATCAACTTCAGCAGTTGGGGTCGTTTTCCAAGCATCTCCAGTCAGGAGGTAGGCAGCTTCGATGCCGTAGGAAAGGCCGTTTGAAAGCTTCCAGGTCAGGAAGCCTTCAAGCTCGATACCAAGATCATCATCCGCTCCAACAGCAACTTCATTCAGGGTCATGTAGTTGACACGTGCTTTCCAGGAGATATCATCGGTGATTTTTCCTGCACCATTAACCTGAACCAATAACATGTTCTGCAGGCCGGTGTTTTTGCTAGCAGCTCCAGGTACTTGCAGGATGTAACCGACCATGGTTGAGTAATAACGAACGTCAGACAGGAAGTTAATGAATTTTTCCTGGTCGGTATCAGTTGCGTCTCCATCACCGGTGCCATATCCGAGAACCGCACCAACTTTTACCGCGCCGGCATCCATGGAACCGTCAACAACAACCGCATAACCTGCAAAGCCGTGCTGTGCAGTAGGGGTGCCGCCAGTGAATGTACCGCCGTCATCACCCATCTGGTAGTCGAGACCGGCTTTAAGTGCAACAGGACCGAATTTGCCGCCGAAGTCAATACCCAGGTTGTACATGTCCAGAACATCACCATCCCTGTTCAGGTTGGTGAGACTTACTCCAAGGTTTGAAGCGCCCATTTTCTGCATCAACAGCGCAACATAACCGTCGATATCGTCATTTGCGGAGGTGTTACCTTCGTTGAATTTTATGGTCAACAGGCCGATATGGGTATTGCTTGAAGGGTCCATGTAGACAACGATCGCATCGTCGCCATCAGTTGTGTGGTCAAAAAACTGTTTGTTGTTCAAGGCAAGGGGCATATGGCCGACTTTCACACCAACCATGCCCGGATCGTAGTTGATCCATGCCTGATTAATCTCCATACTGCCTCTCTTGGAGCCGCCGGTATTCAGTCCAGCAGCGCCGTCCCAGTTATACGTATCACCGGAGCCTGAACCGGTTTCCAGGTGTATATAGCCGCTTGCTTCGTCGGACAGAACTGCTTTGACGCCCAACTGTACGGTTGAGTCATATCCTTCTGCAGTGGAGCCATCCGAGTTGGCAACGGTTGTGGTGCTTTTGCTGTAACCCCGAGAACGGATTTTGCCGTCAAGGGTAATTTTTGCGTTTTTGCCCGCAACAACTGACTGCTCAGCCGGAACGGTTCCATGAATTGCAAAGGCGCTGGCTGCGAAGCCAAGCAGGAAAGTGGTACCTAATGCTGCTGTTAATGTTTTTTTCATGTTACCTGTAACCCCCCTCGTTGAATTTATAAAATAATTTTGCTTGTTAACGGCCTCCGGCCGCTGCCTTCAGGGCCGGATTTCGCTTTTGAGTACAAACTCAACAGAGGAATGCCGCCCAAACAAAAGTTAAACGCTTAAAAATTGAAACAAAAATTCTTCGGTTTTTAAAATTCTTCCATCACCTCCTTTCCCTTAATTTTGTATCAGGGCAATTATTTCTGAAATTTTTAATAGGTATCAAGCCTAAAATTTTCGATAATAATTTATGAGGTTTTTTCGATCTATTTTTACATATATTGTTGTGGATTAAATCACTCAGTGCCTGTTTTGTCAAGAAAATCGAGTCGTTAATACCAAAAATATATGCATCCCCGTTTCACTGGCATAAATCCATACCACAATGTGGTACCCATATCAACAATTATGTTCTAGTTTTTTTCTCCTGTAAGATTAATGGATCATTAGTAATTATATGTTATTAAATTTTTAAATAGCGTTATCTTATGAGAAATACAAGGAAAAAAATGAAAAACAGTGAAAAAAATGCATCAATAAAAAAAAACTACAATATGTTGTGTGCAATTGAGTGCAATGCATACTAGAAACCATTTTTTTCCTTTGAATTCAACAGGTAGCAAAGATTCATTAGGGATGTTTGTTAATTGATTATTTGTGGCGGCGTGGATTTTTTATTTTTATCATCTATAAATGAATCAAAATTATTGTAAAAAATAGCTGAAAAGGAAAGGGGGGGAATTGTAATATTTTTTTGTTTGGAAAGGCAAAGGGAGTAGGGCGTTAAAGACATTTATCAAGGATTTCTCTAGCTCGCTGGTTCTCAGGATCGATTTTAAGCACCTGTGACGCCCATTTGTCGGCGCGGATAAGTTTGTTGATATCAAGGTATGCCTGGGCAAGAGACAGCAGCAGCTCAACATTGGTGCCGGCAATCTCAACCGCTTGCTCCAGGGCCTTGATCGCCTCGTTGTTGTCACCCTTCATCTGCAGGGCGATGCCCAGATTTCCGGTGAGATAAAAGCGATCCGGATTTTCTTTAAGAATGGCGCGGTAAGCTTTTACGGCCAGTGCCGGGAGCTTGTTATTACGGCAGGTATCGGCAATCCGTTCTTTGGTTTCGATATCAGGATTGGTCCGTAAAACGAGTTTCAATACTTTTTCAGCTTCCCTGTATTTTCTTTGACCGAGAAGGAGATCCGCAAAGTTAAGAGCCCGGTCGGCATGCCGTGGGCTGATTTCCATGGCCCTGGCATAATTATCGGTGGCCTTGTCTATTCTTCCGAGGTGAAAGAGAATCTGCCCGAGGCAATGATAGGAGACAACATCAAGACGGTTTAAATCCGTGGACCGTTCAAAACAGTTCATGGCGTTCTTGAGGTCTTTTTTTCCCATGAAGAGCAGGCCCAGTTCCCGAAGAGGTCGGGATGACTGCTGGTGCGCGGTCACTGCTTTTTTTGCTTCGGCAATTGCTCCTTCAATGTCGCCTTTTTCCTTGAGATCGCGTATTGCCCTGAGGCTCAAGGTAAGGGCATCCGGGTTTTTTGCCTGATTCAGCAGCTCCTGTATTTTCTGTTCCAGGGTGGCGGTTACGAAGGGCTTGGTCATGTAGCCATCCACATCGTGTTCCGCTGCTTCGGCAACGATTTCCATATTGGTGTCGGCGGTGACCATCAGAAAAGGGATGTCCCGGTACTTAGGAGACATGCGGATTCGATGCAGAAGTTCGGTGCCGGTCATCTGCGGCATGTTGTAATCGGAGATTATGAAGTCGATGGTGTTGTCGGGGTTTTCCAGGTAATTCCAGGCATCAAGGCCGTTTTGCGCCTCAAAGAATTCTCTGCCGAAATTTATGAGCCTCAACATGGCCCGGATGGAGCGGCGCATGTTGTCCATATCATCGACTA
This Pseudomonadota bacterium DNA region includes the following protein-coding sequences:
- a CDS encoding VCBS repeat-containing protein, whose amino-acid sequence is MKRNKSNLISSLIALTFLLLTGIAGASEESQKPRVAFLPFEVHAAKDLSYLQDGVRVMLASRLAAGAGIQIIDKLQVDSAVAQPQSENMINAVAQAVKADYVVIGSITGLGGSVSLDAKVYKMPEPGAYESFFVTAAREEEIILAIDQLAWDIASKVFGAEPPVRKMRTTTADTSSQTTFQTAHPDRAFITPGGVPVPVITGTPAVPATPPTTVGAFGFTKTQNLKKVDLQAMDIGDVDGDGEQEIILAGKSRVHVYKLKGNNLQEMAKIDGNSQYKNISVSVEDLNGDGKAEIYICAADHKEPDSFAVEWDGDSFEHIYKDQKWYTKTMTVPGRGITLVGQQPGLPALFERAIYLLQVEGDGLVAGDTLAAPEALDLFDFSFADLDRDGEDEFVVLDSRSDRIMVLESNGGAVWSSSEYYGGVLRYIGGKDPLDFTDDKVARFYIPSRIIVTEVNNDGIVDVIVKKDSAESSRLMADSKQYPSGALHALSWNGISLATVWQTNKIDGYIADYQLREINGKKILFVGILLQEKGVFDSAISTVLMYPVN
- a CDS encoding response regulator, which encodes MKHPSKMNFLIVDDMDNMRRSIRAMLRLINFGREFFEAQNGLDAWNYLENPDNTIDFIISDYNMPQMTGTELLHRIRMSPKYRDIPFLMVTADTNMEIVAEAAEHDVDGYMTKPFVTATLEQKIQELLNQAKNPDALTLSLRAIRDLKEKGDIEGAIAEAKKAVTAHQQSSRPLRELGLLFMGKKDLKNAMNCFERSTDLNRLDVVSYHCLGQILFHLGRIDKATDNYARAMEISPRHADRALNFADLLLGQRKYREAEKVLKLVLRTNPDIETKERIADTCRNNKLPALAVKAYRAILKENPDRFYLTGNLGIALQMKGDNNEAIKALEQAVEIAGTNVELLLSLAQAYLDINKLIRADKWASQVLKIDPENQRAREILDKCL